A DNA window from Drosophila biarmipes strain raj3 chromosome 2R, RU_DBia_V1.1, whole genome shotgun sequence contains the following coding sequences:
- the LOC108022462 gene encoding capon-like protein isoform X2 encodes MLISCKCSNFVASTSKLQRSNSGGGPGLANGYPGAGGTPIGEVPLSTLLSQVFQQKYPRDFVFYSQFMDFFKHAYGPIPDLTVAVINQRELLFGLTLDAAGQSWQLSLCINCKEVLCAKRLTAGAGATPTLYLINCTLLSSSEELAQRKSNKSYSETFELLIMDQTGAGDSQSLTSGISNSASSMSIGSLSANPTDARLQRLRMIQAHQQARLQEEILETNERIERYTRNQFQLLNSFREKSDQDCALLFRLIRALPEQASELLDRAMPPALDVAANQPQSATARRRNTISSRRELNGGPTTPTTTLNHPPSFLTLNQQPQQQLQSQQQQQQQHQQQQPLQQSVSVARKMSHFDTPPATPEATPMSVGNSPTFRQQSATSGGAGGLPTQMLATHGGGQSSAADDADDCLFDLEDVDAPAPPPVQSVPVPSYPRSLIYLQEHHDTSFRQMSQQNGLGGVLDDEAADEAEDALDPDSSISIPTRGGRGGRPSQAQLMNFAKSLPIEIANTTLAERAAAANNNNYALGGEEGMDNIDIAASIQALTKSVHGEAVFGDLPRPRLRSQIEG; translated from the exons ATGTTGATCTCGTGCAAGTGCTCGAATTTCGTTGCCTCGACCTCGAAATTGCAGCGCAGCAACAGCGGCGGCGGCCCCGGCCTGGCCAACGGTTATCCTGGGGCGGGCGGCACGCCTATCGGCGAGGTGCCCCTCTCCACCCTGCTGTCGCAGGTGTTCCAGCAGAAGTACCCGCGCGACTTTGTCTTCTACAGCCAGTTCATGGATTTCTTCAAGCAC GCCTACGGACCCATTCCAGACCTCACCGTGGCCGTGATCAACCAGCGGGAGCTGCTGTTCGGCCTCACTCTGGACGCCGCCGGGCAAAGCTGGCAGCTCAGCCTGTGCATCAACTGCAAGGAGGTGCTGTGCGCCAAGCGACTGACGGCGGGGGCCGGAGCCACGCCCACGCTCTACCTCATCAACTGCACGCTGCTGAGCAGCAGCGAGGAGCTGGCCCAGCGCAAGTCCAACAAATCCTACTCGGAGACCTTCGAGCTGCTGATCATGGACCAAACAGGCGCTGGCGACTCCCAGTCTCTAACCAGTGGAATATCCAACTCCGCCTCGAGTATGAGCATTGGTTCGCTCTCGGCGAATCCCACAGATGCCAGGCTGCAGAGGCTGAGGATGATCCAGGCGCACCAGCAGGCGCGCTTGCAGGAGGAGATTTTGGAGACGAACGAGCGAATCGAGCGGTATACGCGCAATCAGTTCCAGTTGCTGAACAGTTTCCGGGAGAAGTCGGATCAGGATTGTGCGTTGCTATTCAGACTTATCCGTGCGTTGCCCGAGCAGGCCTCGGAGCTGCTGGATCGTGCCATGCCCCCCGCCTTAGATGTGGCGGCTAATCAGCCGCAGAGTGCCACTGCCAGGCGCAGGAACACCATCAGTAGTCGGCGGGAATTGAATGGTGGACCCACCACGCCCACCACCACCTTGAATCATCCGCCCAGCTTCCTTACACTAAACCAGCAGCCGCAACAACAGTTGCAgtcgcaacagcagcagcagcaacagcatcagcaacaacagccaTTGCAGCAGAGCGTCTCGGTGGCCAGGAAGATGTCGCACTTCGACACACCGCCCGCCACCCCAGAAGCCACGCCCATGAGCGTGGGCAACAGTCCCACCTTCCGGCAGCAATCGGCCACCTccggtggtgctggtggtttACCCACCCAGATGTTGGCCACCCACGGCGGGGGTCAGTCCAGTGCAGCCGATGATGCGGATGACTGTCTCTTTGACCTAGAGGATGTGGATGCTCCGGCGCCGCCGCCGGTTCAGTCCGTGCCAGTGCCCAGCTACCCGCGCAGCCTGATTTATTTGCAGGAGCACCACGACACGTCGTTCCGGCAGATGAGCCAGCAAAATGGCTTGGGTGGAGTGCTGGACGATGAGGCTGCCGACGAAGCTGAAG ATGCTCTCGACCCGGACAGCTCCATTTCCATACCCACGCGAGGCGGAAGAGGCGGTCGCCCCAGCCAGGCGCAGTTGATGAACTTCGCCAAGAGTCTGCCCATCGAGATTGCCAACACCACGCTGGCCGAGCGAGCTGCTGCGgccaacaataacaattaTGCGCTGGGAGGCGAAGAG GGAATGGACAACATCGACATAGCGGCTAGCATCCAAGCGCTAACCAAAAGCGTCCATGGCGAGGCTGTGTTTGGCGACTTGCCACGTCCCCGCCTGCGATCTCAGATCGAGGGCTAG
- the LOC108022462 gene encoding capon-like protein isoform X1 — MLISCKCSNFVASTSKLQRSNSGGGPGLANGYPGAGGTPIGEVPLSTLLSQVFQQKYPRDFVFYSQFMDFFKHAYGPIPDLTVAVINQRELLFGLTLDAAGQSWQLSLCINCKEVLCAKRLTAGAGATPTLYLINCTLLSSSEELAQRKSNKSYSETFELLIMDQTGAGDSQSLTSGISNSASSMSIGSLSANPTDARLQRLRMIQAHQQARLQEEILETNERIERYTRNQFQLLNSFREKSDQDCALLFRLIRALPEQASELLDRAMPPALDVAANQPQSATARRRNTISSRRELNGGPTTPTTTLNHPPSFLTLNQQPQQQLQSQQQQQQQHQQQQPLQQSVSVARKMSHFDTPPATPEATPMSVGNSPTFRQQSATSGGAGGLPTQMLATHGGGQSSAADDADDCLFDLEDVDAPAPPPVQSVPVPSYPRSLIYLQEHHDTSFRQMSQQNGLGGVLDDEAADEAEDALDPDSSISIPTRGGRGGRPSQAQLMNFAKSLPIEIANTTLAERAAAANNNNYALGGEEVRSPLKSPNAQETNDLLLDQGMDNIDIAASIQALTKSVHGEAVFGDLPRPRLRSQIEG; from the exons ATGTTGATCTCGTGCAAGTGCTCGAATTTCGTTGCCTCGACCTCGAAATTGCAGCGCAGCAACAGCGGCGGCGGCCCCGGCCTGGCCAACGGTTATCCTGGGGCGGGCGGCACGCCTATCGGCGAGGTGCCCCTCTCCACCCTGCTGTCGCAGGTGTTCCAGCAGAAGTACCCGCGCGACTTTGTCTTCTACAGCCAGTTCATGGATTTCTTCAAGCAC GCCTACGGACCCATTCCAGACCTCACCGTGGCCGTGATCAACCAGCGGGAGCTGCTGTTCGGCCTCACTCTGGACGCCGCCGGGCAAAGCTGGCAGCTCAGCCTGTGCATCAACTGCAAGGAGGTGCTGTGCGCCAAGCGACTGACGGCGGGGGCCGGAGCCACGCCCACGCTCTACCTCATCAACTGCACGCTGCTGAGCAGCAGCGAGGAGCTGGCCCAGCGCAAGTCCAACAAATCCTACTCGGAGACCTTCGAGCTGCTGATCATGGACCAAACAGGCGCTGGCGACTCCCAGTCTCTAACCAGTGGAATATCCAACTCCGCCTCGAGTATGAGCATTGGTTCGCTCTCGGCGAATCCCACAGATGCCAGGCTGCAGAGGCTGAGGATGATCCAGGCGCACCAGCAGGCGCGCTTGCAGGAGGAGATTTTGGAGACGAACGAGCGAATCGAGCGGTATACGCGCAATCAGTTCCAGTTGCTGAACAGTTTCCGGGAGAAGTCGGATCAGGATTGTGCGTTGCTATTCAGACTTATCCGTGCGTTGCCCGAGCAGGCCTCGGAGCTGCTGGATCGTGCCATGCCCCCCGCCTTAGATGTGGCGGCTAATCAGCCGCAGAGTGCCACTGCCAGGCGCAGGAACACCATCAGTAGTCGGCGGGAATTGAATGGTGGACCCACCACGCCCACCACCACCTTGAATCATCCGCCCAGCTTCCTTACACTAAACCAGCAGCCGCAACAACAGTTGCAgtcgcaacagcagcagcagcaacagcatcagcaacaacagccaTTGCAGCAGAGCGTCTCGGTGGCCAGGAAGATGTCGCACTTCGACACACCGCCCGCCACCCCAGAAGCCACGCCCATGAGCGTGGGCAACAGTCCCACCTTCCGGCAGCAATCGGCCACCTccggtggtgctggtggtttACCCACCCAGATGTTGGCCACCCACGGCGGGGGTCAGTCCAGTGCAGCCGATGATGCGGATGACTGTCTCTTTGACCTAGAGGATGTGGATGCTCCGGCGCCGCCGCCGGTTCAGTCCGTGCCAGTGCCCAGCTACCCGCGCAGCCTGATTTATTTGCAGGAGCACCACGACACGTCGTTCCGGCAGATGAGCCAGCAAAATGGCTTGGGTGGAGTGCTGGACGATGAGGCTGCCGACGAAGCTGAAG ATGCTCTCGACCCGGACAGCTCCATTTCCATACCCACGCGAGGCGGAAGAGGCGGTCGCCCCAGCCAGGCGCAGTTGATGAACTTCGCCAAGAGTCTGCCCATCGAGATTGCCAACACCACGCTGGCCGAGCGAGCTGCTGCGgccaacaataacaattaTGCGCTGGGAGGCGAAGAGGTGAGATCACCATTAAAGAGCCCTAATGCACAAGAAACTAACGATTTACTTCTCGATCAGGGAATGGACAACATCGACATAGCGGCTAGCATCCAAGCGCTAACCAAAAGCGTCCATGGCGAGGCTGTGTTTGGCGACTTGCCACGTCCCCGCCTGCGATCTCAGATCGAGGGCTAG